The sequence below is a genomic window from Synechococcus sp. PCC 7335.
CAGATCCTAGTCGAAGGCCTAAACGCACAGCGAATTAGTGTAGGCAATGATTTTCGCTTCGGTAAAGGGCGTAGCGGCAGCGCGGATGGACTGCGGGCGATCGCAGCTAGCCATAACATCCCGGTCACACAGGTCTCGCTGAAGTATGAACAAGGCGATCGAATCAGCAGTTCTCGCATCCGCGAAGCGCTACAGAATGGCCATCCAGAGACTGCCGCTCGGCTACTCGGACGTCCATATACGCTCACAGGCAAAGTTGTAAAAGGAAAGCAGCTCGGTAGGACCATCGGGTTCCCGACAGCTAATTTAAAGGTGCCTAGCAATAAATACTTGCCTCGTACCGGCGTTTACAGCGTTCGGGTTTATGGTGTCTCTAGCACTAATAGGTCTGGTGCTACTAGTAAGAACGACCGGGTACTAAATGGCGTGATGAATGTGGGTAATCGGCCTACCGTCAACGGGCAGTCACTGAGTATCGAGGTACATCTACTCGACTGGGAAGGAGATCTCTATGGCCAGCTGTTGACCGTGAGCCTAGAAGGATTTGTACGAGCAGAAAAGAAATTTGAGTCGATAGAGCAGCTAAAGGGACAGATTGCTACGGATTGTAATGTGGCGATCGCGGCGCTGAAGTAAGACAAATCTACATCCTGTTTGGCCGAACCCATTTCGAAACCTATTTCAAATGAGCTAAGTGTAATGACTAACCGCTGTAGATCGTGCCCAGAAATTATATAGACGCTGTTTATCTGCTCTTAACCTGACGCATCTAATATTCTTGCTTGAACTATTCAACAGTCTGAATACGGATATCGTTATGAGCATAAAGCGTCGACAACTTTTGCTATTTCTTGGAGCAGCCGCAGGTACCACAGCCCTAAAACCGGTCGGTCTTCTACCTAGCAAAGCCGCAACATCAGGCGCTCTAGAGACGTCATTAGATAGCGCGATCGCCTTATCCTCTACAGCATCGTTTCAGC
It includes:
- a CDS encoding bifunctional riboflavin kinase/FAD synthetase, translating into MNTIAPATALMVCLYVRMLSVWITSSLESAKVPTNIALGNFDGVHLGHRQVMAGILGDDTSLAAMRSLTPQSVSALHKSITHQNSPWTEPTSIITSTETSFQAPKSGPLATVVTFKPHPQEYFSGISRPLLTPIAEKIWQLSQLGIKQLVLLPFNQALSELSPEDFVEQILVEGLNAQRISVGNDFRFGKGRSGSADGLRAIAASHNIPVTQVSLKYEQGDRISSSRIREALQNGHPETAARLLGRPYTLTGKVVKGKQLGRTIGFPTANLKVPSNKYLPRTGVYSVRVYGVSSTNRSGATSKNDRVLNGVMNVGNRPTVNGQSLSIEVHLLDWEGDLYGQLLTVSLEGFVRAEKKFESIEQLKGQIATDCNVAIAALK